CCTGTGTCAGCCCGGTTTCTTCATGCTGAAACAAATAGCCGATAGGTTCTTCAGCGAGGGATGGTTTATTGCGCAGCCTGTCTAATTCTTCACGATCTTCAGCCCATGCTTTCCATCCGCTGAGCATTTCAGCACGAAGGTTCTCGGCTGTTGCCGGTCTAATATCTTGGATGAAGCGGTACGCGACGAACAGCAGCTTCGGAAGATGCTGACGCAGCAGAACCAGTCAAGCGTTGCGAACTATCTGACATACGGCGACGAAAAAGCCGAGCAGGCCATGAAGGGTGTTCTGGCCTCCCGCGATCCGGCAGCATCGATCGATGAGCTGATTACGTTTGTCGGCGATGCGCCCAAAGCGGTAGAAGGCGCGCGAAAGGTCTTTTGGGATATCATGCAGGGTAAGAGCCGTGCAGGAGGCCGAACGACCGCGGACATCAATGGCGCGCAGCCCTGGTCGCCTCAAGCGCTGTCTGACTTCCTCGATAATCCGACCAATGCTGCTGTGGCAGAACGCCTGTACCGCGAAAATCCAGAGCATCTGACACGCATTCGGGAAATTTCCGACGCGTTGAAAGGCGTTGATACCCGCAACGCAGCCAAAGCGCCAAATTCGTCCGGTACGGCGCAGGGCATGTCCAGTCAGTTGCTCACGCCAGAAGCGCTCCAGAGCCGCGCCTACGCGTACATGAGCGGTCGTATCAGCGGTACGTTCCTTGTGACTTCTATCGCGTCGGTGCTTGTTCGTCGGGGCGTCCGTAAGGCGCAGGAGCAAGGCTATCAACGTATGATGGACGACATTCTGACGAACGCTGACACTGCGGCCTTGATGATGAAAGCCAATAACCCGGCAAATCGTCAGGCGCTGGCGAAAAAGGCTAAGGGTTGGTACGGCGCAGAGGCCAGCTCGATCCTGAACGCCTTGAGCGCTGATGACAGCGACGAGGATAACGACGCGGTTATGCGGGAGGATAAATAATGGCCGATTTCAGCCGCTACACTAGTTCGCTCCACCCGAACATTCGTGACGTTGCGTCGGCCTTCCTTGCGGAAGCATACGCTGCCGGACTAGACCCGCGCGTCCAGGAAGGCTACCGCTCAATTGATCGCCAGAACCAGCTTTATGCACAAGGCCGAACAGCACCGGGCGCTATCGTCACGAAAGCCCGTGGCGGCCAGTCCAACCATAACTACGGTGTGGCCTTTGACGTTGTGCCTGGCGCATTGCTCGGCACTAAGAACTGGTCACCGGAAGACGCGCGGTGGTCGCAGCTCGGCCAGCTTGGGGCGAAGCACGGTTTGGAGTGGGGCGGTAACTGGAAGTTTGTCGATAAGCCGCACTTCCAGATGCAAGGGGCTAACTGGCGCAAGCTGCAGAACGATCCAGCGTTTGCAAAGTACAATCCTAGCGGATCGGCCCCGACCGCACCGGCCACGCCGGCAGGCGCACCGGGCGGTTTGGCCGATATGATGGTCGCGCAGCAAATGCCCGCAGCGTCTGCCGTCATGCCAGGTGGCGCGGCAGGATCGCTTACTCCAGGCGCTCCGGCTGCCGATCCTTCATCGATGTTACTAGGGGATATCGCTTCGATGTTTGTGCAAAACCAGCAGCAACGTCAGGAGCAACGCAAGGAAGAACAGGCCGCCGAACAGATCCGGCGTCAGGCCCTGTTCGGCAGTATCGGGAGTATGTTCGGCTAAAATGGGTGCGCGCGATGTGCGCCCCATATGACGCCCCATAGGGTGTATGTTGGGCAGTAGGCCATCTGTAGGTCAGGCCGAATTATACAATGATTACCGTGGGTTCGAATGGTGGGCGTAACAGGGATTGAACCTGTGACCCCTACAATGTCAATGTAGTGCTCTCCCGCTGAGCTATACGCCCATTCGATGTGGCGCATACACCATATCGCGTTGCGCCCGTCAATGCCCTTTTTTAAAGTTTATTCGTCTTTGCTGTTGAATAGCTTATCGAGTACCGGGAAAGCTGCTGGTCGCCTTACGCGGCGATCAGCATTTTTTCGATTTCATTCACCAAATCACGCAGGTGGAATGGCTTCGAAAGCACTTTTGCATCGCGCGGCGCGTCCGAATCGGGGTTCAGCGCGACAGCTGCAAAGCCGGTAATGAACATGATCTTGAGGTCTGGATCGATCTCGGTCGCACGACGCGCCAGCTCGATGCCATCCATCTCCGGCATGACAATATCGGTCAGCAGCAGCGAAAAAGGTTCTTCGCGCAGCCTTTCATAGGCGCTGGCGCCATTGTCGAAATGGGTGACGTGATAGCCCGCTTTTTCCAGTGCTTTCACGAGGAAGCGACGCATATCGTTGTCGTCTTCAGCTAGCAGAATTCTTTTCATTGGTCCGTCCGAATTTCATGTCGTTCGTTCGCGCATTTCGGCACAGGTAACGACTCAGCTCTCGCACTAGAAAACGCGTTTTTGGTAAATATGAAATGAATGCTCTCGCAAATGTTAATTGTTATGGCCACTGTTTGGCAACAAGCTGTTATGTGTTACAGCTTTTCACAGTTTTGCGGGCTGGTCCATAGAGGGAGTGGCGGGCTCTGCAATTTCGGATATTGTGTCTGGCCGGACTGACATAAGACCCTGCTTTTAAAGCAGAACTACCATATGGCCGGTTAAAAAAAGACAGTCGAGACGGGTTGAAGTATGAGTCTGGAACGTGATTTTCATCTGATGCCCCCTTACGAGGTCTGCGCGCCTGCGCAGCAGCGAATTCCCTTCGTTTTTAATTCACCTCATAGCGGACGCGCCTATCCAAAATCGTTTCTTGAAGAATCACGGCTCGACTCACTGGCTATCCGATACTCGGAAGATTGCTATGTTGACGAGCTTTTTGCAGACGCGCCGCGTCTAGGCGCACCTTTGCTCAAAGCGCATTTTCCACGCGCTTTTCTCGATGTGAATCGCGAGCCTTTTGAACTTGATCCACGTATGTTCGTGGAGCCGCTGCCACCTTTCGTAAATAGCCAGTCTGCACGCGTGGCGGGCGGTCTGGGGACCATTCCGAGGCTGGTTGGCGAAGGTCAGCTTATTTATTCGGGGCGCATATCGCTGCAGGAAGCATTCTATCGGATCGAAGACCTTTATAAGCCATATCACAATACGCTCGACGCTCTGTTGCAGACGACCCATGATCGTTTTGGCTATTCCGTTCTTATCGATTGCCATTCCATGCCGGGTGGCACACGATCGGGCGATATTGGTGGTCGGCCTGATTTCATCATTGGCGATCGTTTTGGCCGCTCTTGCAGTGAACAGTTGACGCAAGCGGCTATCGAGCTGCTTCAGGGGCTCGGCTATACGGTTGCGCACAATAAGCCATATGCAGGCGGCTTCATCACCGAGCACTATGGCAGGCCTGCAACAGCTTGCTATGCCTTGCAGATCGAGATCAATCGCAGTCTCTATATGAATGAACAGAGCTTGCAGAAGCTGGCTGGCTTCAATGCGCTTTGTGCGGACCTTTATCAGTTCCTGAGCGATCTGACGTCGCTGCCAGACGAGCTTCTGGTCGTGCCGCCGCTTGCGGCTGAATAGCCGCCTCGCACTTTTCATCTTCAGCTAAATGCGAAAATCTATAATCAACTAAAGATAAAAAGAGCCGCGCTCCAATGAAGAAAGCGCGGCCAAAGACTAGGGAGGAAATGCCCCGAAAGGCATCGACAGGATAGCCTGTCTGACCTTTAAGCTACGCTGCAAAGCCTTATGCGTCAAGGAATTACGCATAATTTTTGAGCTAAAAAAAGGCAGCTCAAATTATGGGCAATATTAGTACAGGTTGCATATGAATGCATCATCTTATGGAAACGGGAGATTGGGATTGCTGATCGATAGGGCATTTTTTTCCGAAGTCGCTTCGGTGGCTGCAGCTGAAACCTTGCCGCGATTCCGCCAGTTCACGGCGATCGACAATAAATACACCTCTGGCTTTGATCCGGTGACGGAAGCTGATCGCGCAGCGGAGCGGGCGATTCGTGCTGTGATTGGACGCGAGTTTCCCGACCACGGCATTCTTGGCGAAGAATATGGCCCGGAAAACATCGATCGCAGTCATGTATGGGTCATCGACCCGGTTGACGGCACGCGTGCCTTCATATCCGGCCTGCCGGTGTGGGGAACACTTGTTGGCCTCACAGTCGATGGTGATGCCAAGGCAGGGATGATGTCGCAACCTTTCACGGGGGAGCTGTTCTACAGCGACGGTGACGGTTCCTATCTGGTGCGCGATGGTGGAGAGCAACGTCGACTGACAGCGCGTTCTCAGGCCAAGCTTGAAGACGCAACGATGTTCACGACAACACCGGCACTCTTCAAGGGTGATCTGCGCAAAGGTTTTGATCGGCTGGAAAGCTCGGTGCGTCTGTCGCGTTATGGTGTCGATTGCTACGCTTTCGCGATGCTTGCAGGTGGCTTTGCCGATATTGTGGTAGAAGCAGGCCTCCAGCCCTATGACATCGTGGCACTGATCCCGATCATCGAGCAGGCAGGTGGTATTGTTACGCAGCGCGATGGTGGTCCGGCGGAAAAGGGTGGCGATATTGTCGCTGCCGCATCTCCCGCCTTGCATCAGGCAGCGCTTGAACTCATTAACGGGTAATTACATCTGATCGGGACTTGCAGGTTCTGTGGTTTCTGGTGGTCTTTCAATTTCCGAGGTTCCGGGAATGAAAGCATCAAAGGCCGCCAGAACTTGCTCCCGATAGAAATCGGCTTCCTGCAACAATTCATGGCGTGCGCCATCAACGACGACGAGCGAGATATTGCGTGTGCTTGCAGCAAAGCGCTCGATTGCCGGTGTGGAAACGACCTGATCGGCACCCGCTGCGATTATCAATACTGGGATGGCCGGTCCTTGATAAAAATCCGGTCGGCTGATGAACGACGCGGTTTCGAGTGCACCGGCAAGCCAACGCACCGTGGGACCACCAAGCGCCAGATCAGGATTGTTACGAACAACTTCCATGTTGCGCGTGAAGCGCGCGGGATCGCTGGTCAATGGATTGTTTGCAAATGGCCGGTCAATCATCTTGCGCCCAGCCGCAGCATAGAGCCTGCCGAAGCCGAACCAGCGCAGGCCAGTCGTGATGCGGCGCATCTTGTCATCGCTGGACTTTGATCCCCCAAGCCCCATCAATGGTGCACAAAGCACCATACGAGTAATTCGCGAAGCAAGCTTCTGTATTGACGAATAGGCAATCAATGCCCCCGCAGAATGCGCAAATACATAAAATGGCGGGGGGCAATCGGGCAAGACGACATCTGTCAGAAACTGGTCGAGATCATTGGTATAATCGCTAAAACGACCCACATAGCCGCGCAAACGATCCTTAAGCAGTCTGTGCGACCCACCTTGT
The genomic region above belongs to Ochrobactrum quorumnocens and contains:
- a CDS encoding M15 family metallopeptidase — its product is MADFSRYTSSLHPNIRDVASAFLAEAYAAGLDPRVQEGYRSIDRQNQLYAQGRTAPGAIVTKARGGQSNHNYGVAFDVVPGALLGTKNWSPEDARWSQLGQLGAKHGLEWGGNWKFVDKPHFQMQGANWRKLQNDPAFAKYNPSGSAPTAPATPAGAPGGLADMMVAQQMPAASAVMPGGAAGSLTPGAPAADPSSMLLGDIASMFVQNQQQRQEQRKEEQAAEQIRRQALFGSIGSMFG
- the cpdR gene encoding cell cycle two-component system response regulator CpdR yields the protein MKRILLAEDDNDMRRFLVKALEKAGYHVTHFDNGASAYERLREEPFSLLLTDIVMPEMDGIELARRATEIDPDLKIMFITGFAAVALNPDSDAPRDAKVLSKPFHLRDLVNEIEKMLIAA
- a CDS encoding N-formylglutamate amidohydrolase; this encodes MSLERDFHLMPPYEVCAPAQQRIPFVFNSPHSGRAYPKSFLEESRLDSLAIRYSEDCYVDELFADAPRLGAPLLKAHFPRAFLDVNREPFELDPRMFVEPLPPFVNSQSARVAGGLGTIPRLVGEGQLIYSGRISLQEAFYRIEDLYKPYHNTLDALLQTTHDRFGYSVLIDCHSMPGGTRSGDIGGRPDFIIGDRFGRSCSEQLTQAAIELLQGLGYTVAHNKPYAGGFITEHYGRPATACYALQIEINRSLYMNEQSLQKLAGFNALCADLYQFLSDLTSLPDELLVVPPLAAE
- the hisN gene encoding histidinol-phosphatase; amino-acid sequence: MLIDRAFFSEVASVAAAETLPRFRQFTAIDNKYTSGFDPVTEADRAAERAIRAVIGREFPDHGILGEEYGPENIDRSHVWVIDPVDGTRAFISGLPVWGTLVGLTVDGDAKAGMMSQPFTGELFYSDGDGSYLVRDGGEQRRLTARSQAKLEDATMFTTTPALFKGDLRKGFDRLESSVRLSRYGVDCYAFAMLAGGFADIVVEAGLQPYDIVALIPIIEQAGGIVTQRDGGPAEKGGDIVAAASPALHQAALELING
- a CDS encoding alpha/beta fold hydrolase, which gives rise to MPDFLFETNANPIPPGTQSGMLETRDGKSLRYALVKSQTKPSRGTIILLQGRNEFIEKYFETMSDLSNRGFTVATLDWRGQGGSHRLLKDRLRGYVGRFSDYTNDLDQFLTDVVLPDCPPPFYVFAHSAGALIAYSSIQKLASRITRMVLCAPLMGLGGSKSSDDKMRRITTGLRWFGFGRLYAAAGRKMIDRPFANNPLTSDPARFTRNMEVVRNNPDLALGGPTVRWLAGALETASFISRPDFYQGPAIPVLIIAAGADQVVSTPAIERFAASTRNISLVVVDGARHELLQEADFYREQVLAAFDAFIPGTSEIERPPETTEPASPDQM